A window of Raineyella sp. W15-4 contains these coding sequences:
- a CDS encoding signal peptidase II: protein MTDPLDGSAPSPGKADAVEASSAGPAAARVRLRWFLLACAVAAGAVLIDQGSKALALAQLSEDDRIPLLGDWLGLQLAFNPGTVMSLGAGATWLLTVIAAAASVALLVAATRARTVGWAVAIGLVWGGAVGNLLDRLFAPPEFGRGHVTDFLAYGNLFIGNLADVILGFGVALGVLLYLRGPHHTRNGQ from the coding sequence ATGACCGATCCCCTTGACGGCTCCGCTCCCTCCCCGGGAAAAGCGGATGCCGTGGAAGCGAGTTCTGCCGGCCCGGCGGCGGCGCGCGTCCGGCTCCGCTGGTTCCTGCTCGCGTGCGCCGTCGCCGCTGGCGCGGTGCTGATCGATCAAGGCAGCAAGGCACTCGCCCTCGCTCAGCTCAGCGAGGATGACCGTATTCCGCTCTTGGGAGACTGGCTCGGCTTGCAGCTCGCGTTCAACCCCGGCACCGTGATGTCCCTCGGAGCCGGCGCAACCTGGCTGCTCACCGTCATCGCCGCGGCGGCCTCTGTCGCTCTACTCGTCGCCGCAACCCGCGCCCGCACCGTCGGGTGGGCGGTCGCGATCGGCCTGGTGTGGGGAGGCGCGGTCGGCAACCTGCTGGACCGGCTGTTCGCCCCTCCCGAGTTTGGCCGCGGTCACGTCACCGACTTCCTCGCCTACGGCAACCTGTTCATCGGCAACCTTGCCGACGTCATCCTCGGTTTCGGCGTCGCCCTGGGCGTCCTGCTTTACCTCCGAGGCCCACACCACACCAGGAACGGACAATGA
- a CDS encoding bifunctional DNA primase/polymerase produces MPARADFTRALLRASGASTLAASARHLAQVGVPVFPCQPSGKRPLTTRGFHDATTDIGRVEAWWSRTPEANLGVPTGVVSGMVVVDVDVHGPVDGRQAFARAERAGLVDGWGLLVETPTGGLHAYFAATAGVEQRSWQAARAGVDFRGDGGYIIVSPSVRIVGGVPIRYEVVNVGDQPAAALDSRRLRDFLDPRPGPVVRQGRGLVRLADMNRLAFWVAGRGEGERNRGLFWAACRLAESDVSASDALDVLSAAASQAGLGEREIATTVRSAYRIAHPAPEAGGPGLGGGAWFERANAPNPGMGGRRL; encoded by the coding sequence ATGCCCGCGCGTGCCGACTTCACCAGGGCGTTGTTGCGTGCCAGTGGTGCTTCGACGCTGGCGGCGTCGGCCCGGCATCTCGCGCAGGTGGGGGTGCCGGTGTTCCCCTGCCAGCCGAGTGGGAAGCGTCCGCTCACGACGCGGGGGTTCCACGATGCCACCACCGACATCGGCCGGGTCGAGGCGTGGTGGTCGCGGACTCCGGAGGCGAACCTGGGTGTCCCGACTGGCGTGGTGTCGGGGATGGTCGTGGTGGATGTGGACGTGCATGGCCCGGTTGATGGGCGGCAAGCGTTCGCCCGCGCCGAGCGAGCCGGGCTCGTCGATGGCTGGGGTCTGCTGGTGGAGACCCCGACGGGTGGCCTGCACGCCTACTTCGCTGCGACGGCGGGGGTCGAGCAGCGGTCATGGCAGGCCGCTCGTGCGGGGGTGGACTTCCGGGGTGATGGCGGGTACATCATCGTGTCGCCCTCGGTTCGCATCGTCGGCGGTGTCCCGATCCGCTACGAGGTCGTCAATGTCGGCGACCAGCCTGCCGCTGCGCTGGACTCGCGTCGGCTGCGGGACTTCCTCGATCCACGTCCGGGACCGGTCGTGCGGCAGGGTCGTGGGTTGGTGCGGTTGGCGGATATGAACCGGCTGGCGTTCTGGGTCGCTGGGCGTGGTGAGGGTGAGCGGAACCGGGGGCTGTTCTGGGCCGCGTGCCGCTTGGCCGAGAGTGATGTCTCTGCCTCGGATGCGCTCGATGTCCTCAGCGCAGCCGCCAGCCAGGCCGGGCTGGGCGAACGCGAGATCGCCACCACGGTGCGCTCCGCCTACCGGATCGCGCACCCCGCGCCCGAAGCCGGTGGCCCCGGCCTCGGTGGCGGCGCCTGGTTCGAGCGAGCCAACGCCCCGAACCCAGGCATGGGTGGGCGGAGGCTGTGA
- a CDS encoding heavy metal translocating P-type ATPase, producing the protein MSAVTGSQVEHVDLDDHDDDDDRPWYRSPSVLIPIASGVAFAAGLVCEWTGAETAGLVLFWIGLLLGAYTFVPGALRKLFTKGKLGIGLLMTISATGAVILGYVEEAAALAFLYSIAEALEDKAMDRARAGLRALLKLVPETALVKRGDATAEVEAKELRVGDVLVVRPGERIATDGTVRAGRSSLDTSAITGESIPVEVEPGTDVSAGSINTTGVLEVEATAAGTDNSLTTIVELVEQAQAEKGDRARLADRIARPLVPGVMILAVLVGVLGSLLSGDPELWITRALVVLVAASPCALAIAVPVTVVSAIGAASKFGVVVKSGAAFERFGGIRHVAVDKTGTLTRNEPTVTRVVTTGATENEVLAWAASLEGHSTHPLAAAITKAVPDAPTAHDVTETAGRGITGTLGSARLAVGSPRWLDAGTLADQVQVMESEGMTVVIVHRGDRPAGAIGVRDELRPEVPEVIATLNRRGIGVTMLTGDNARTAAALAGQAGIMDVRAELRPEDKATAVAELSKSQPTAMIGDGINDAPALAAADVGIAMGAKGADAAIESADVAFTGHDLRLIPQALAHARRGRNIINQNVVLSIAIIVVLLPLAITGVLGLAAVVLVHEVAEVVVILNGLRAARRTKA; encoded by the coding sequence GTGAGCGCGGTCACGGGTTCGCAGGTCGAGCATGTCGACCTCGACGACCACGATGATGACGATGACCGGCCGTGGTATCGGAGCCCGAGCGTTCTGATCCCGATCGCCTCCGGCGTCGCGTTCGCCGCCGGCCTGGTGTGCGAGTGGACCGGCGCGGAGACCGCGGGCCTGGTGCTGTTCTGGATCGGCCTGCTGCTGGGCGCGTACACGTTCGTGCCGGGCGCGCTGCGCAAGCTGTTCACCAAGGGCAAGCTCGGCATCGGGCTGCTGATGACGATCAGCGCGACCGGCGCGGTGATCCTCGGCTACGTCGAGGAGGCCGCCGCGCTGGCATTCCTGTACTCCATCGCGGAGGCGCTGGAGGACAAGGCGATGGACCGCGCCCGCGCAGGGTTGCGGGCGCTGTTGAAGCTCGTGCCCGAAACCGCACTCGTCAAGCGCGGCGACGCCACCGCCGAGGTCGAGGCGAAGGAGCTGCGCGTCGGGGATGTCCTGGTGGTCCGGCCGGGCGAACGGATCGCCACCGACGGCACCGTGCGGGCCGGGCGGAGCAGCCTGGACACGTCCGCGATCACGGGTGAATCGATCCCGGTCGAGGTCGAACCGGGCACCGACGTCTCGGCCGGGTCGATCAACACCACCGGCGTGCTCGAGGTCGAGGCCACCGCCGCCGGCACCGACAACTCGCTCACCACCATCGTGGAGCTGGTCGAGCAGGCGCAGGCCGAGAAGGGCGACCGTGCCCGCCTGGCCGACCGGATCGCCCGCCCGCTGGTGCCCGGCGTGATGATCCTCGCCGTGCTGGTCGGCGTGCTTGGGTCGCTGTTGAGCGGCGACCCTGAGCTGTGGATCACCCGCGCTCTGGTGGTGCTGGTCGCAGCCTCGCCGTGCGCGCTGGCGATCGCCGTCCCGGTCACCGTTGTTTCCGCGATCGGCGCGGCGTCGAAGTTCGGTGTGGTCGTGAAGTCCGGGGCCGCGTTCGAGCGGTTCGGCGGCATCCGCCACGTCGCCGTCGACAAGACCGGCACGCTGACCCGCAACGAGCCCACGGTGACCCGCGTCGTCACCACCGGCGCGACCGAGAATGAGGTGCTGGCGTGGGCGGCGAGCCTGGAAGGTCACAGCACGCACCCGCTGGCCGCCGCGATCACGAAGGCCGTCCCCGACGCCCCGACCGCGCACGACGTCACCGAGACCGCCGGGCGCGGCATCACCGGCACGCTCGGTAGTGCCCGTCTCGCCGTCGGTAGCCCCCGCTGGCTGGACGCCGGCACGCTGGCCGACCAGGTGCAGGTGATGGAATCCGAGGGGATGACCGTCGTCATCGTCCACCGCGGCGACCGGCCGGCTGGCGCGATCGGGGTGCGTGACGAACTGCGCCCAGAGGTTCCCGAGGTCATCGCCACGCTGAACCGCCGCGGGATCGGGGTGACGATGCTCACCGGCGACAACGCCCGCACCGCCGCAGCGCTGGCCGGCCAGGCCGGCATCATGGACGTGCGCGCCGAGCTGCGCCCCGAGGACAAGGCCACCGCCGTCGCGGAGTTGTCGAAGTCTCAGCCCACTGCCATGATCGGGGACGGCATCAACGACGCTCCCGCGCTGGCGGCCGCGGATGTGGGGATCGCGATGGGAGCCAAGGGCGCCGATGCTGCGATCGAGTCGGCCGACGTCGCGTTCACCGGCCACGACCTGCGCCTCATCCCACAGGCCCTCGCCCACGCCCGCCGCGGCCGCAACATAATCAACCAGAACGTCGTGTTGTCGATCGCGATCATCGTGGTGCTGCTGCCGCTGGCGATTACCGGAGTCCTCGGGCTCGCCGCGGTCGTGCTTGTACACGAGGTCGCTGAAGTCGTCGTCATCCTCAACGGGCTCCGCGCGGCGCGGCGCACGAAGGCATGA
- the cmtR gene encoding Cd(II)/Pb(II)-sensing metalloregulatory transcriptional regulator CmtR, producing MLTISDRLDVMNRLGRAMADPTRSRILLTLLAGPSYPAVLSRELGLSRSNVSNHLTCLRGCGIVVAEPEGRQTRYEVADPHLARALTALVDVTLAVDESVPCMDPDCGVEGCQAGEVRA from the coding sequence ATGCTGACTATTTCCGATCGACTCGACGTGATGAACCGGCTCGGCCGAGCTATGGCCGACCCGACCCGCTCCCGCATTCTGCTGACCCTGCTGGCCGGGCCGAGCTACCCGGCGGTGCTGTCCCGCGAGCTGGGGTTGTCGCGCTCGAACGTGTCGAACCATCTGACATGCCTGCGCGGGTGCGGGATCGTGGTGGCCGAGCCCGAGGGCCGACAGACCCGCTACGAGGTGGCAGACCCGCACCTGGCCCGCGCGCTGACGGCGCTGGTGGATGTCACGCTCGCGGTCGACGAGAGCGTGCCGTGCATGGACCCGGACTGCGGGGTCGAGGGTTGCCAGGCGGGGGAGGTGCGGGCGTGA
- a CDS encoding DUF2637 domain-containing protein yields the protein MKTTGRQWAGRTAVVGTVFIALGAFWLSFTALADLAARSGVDRGQAWAWPLIVDGIIVVATVAVVALAGQRSAWYPWSLLVGGALVSVTANAIHAVVAADADVPGLLAASVAAVPPVVLLAITHLTVILTRTFPQELPGQPEVLSEIPEMLSEVYAGPQGVVHSKSLLSVASEPLADERELSLASDETPGRSDRRARAAALRAAGWSNKRIAREVQVHPATVGRWFAAAHLPDTNDDAAGEREETRQRQPSPDDADGPRPAPAFVEWLMGLPTGWVTDSGGLTQNQQITALGNGLLPLQAVSALSLLAA from the coding sequence ATGAAGACGACCGGTAGGCAGTGGGCGGGGCGCACCGCAGTGGTGGGGACGGTGTTCATCGCGTTGGGTGCGTTCTGGCTGAGCTTTACCGCGCTCGCCGATCTGGCGGCGCGTTCCGGGGTCGACCGGGGACAGGCGTGGGCGTGGCCGTTGATCGTTGATGGGATCATCGTGGTGGCGACGGTCGCGGTGGTGGCGCTGGCTGGGCAACGCTCAGCCTGGTATCCCTGGTCGCTGCTGGTCGGCGGGGCGCTGGTGTCGGTGACGGCGAATGCGATCCACGCTGTGGTCGCTGCGGACGCCGATGTGCCCGGCCTGCTGGCTGCCTCGGTGGCCGCGGTACCGCCGGTGGTGCTGCTGGCGATCACCCATCTCACCGTGATCCTCACCCGCACCTTCCCACAGGAGTTGCCGGGGCAGCCTGAGGTGTTGTCCGAGATCCCGGAGATGCTGTCCGAGGTGTATGCCGGACCGCAGGGTGTTGTCCACTCAAAGTCGTTGTTGTCCGTTGCCTCTGAACCTCTGGCCGATGAGCGGGAGTTGTCCTTAGCCTCGGATGAAACCCCTGGTCGTTCTGATCGCCGGGCTCGTGCTGCGGCGTTGCGGGCCGCGGGCTGGTCGAACAAGCGGATTGCCCGCGAGGTGCAGGTGCATCCGGCAACTGTGGGGAGATGGTTCGCCGCCGCGCACCTTCCCGACACCAATGATGACGCCGCCGGCGAGCGGGAGGAGACGCGTCAGCGCCAGCCCTCCCCTGACGACGCCGACGGCCCCCGCCCAGCACCGGCATTCGTCGAATGGCTCATGGGCCTGCCGACTGGATGGGTCACCGATAGCGGCGGCCTGACGCAGAATCAACAGATCACCGCCCTCGGCAACGGATTGCTACCCCTCCAGGCTGTGTCCGCGCTGTCACTGCTCGCCGCGTGA